The following DNA comes from Rhodopseudomonas boonkerdii.
CGGCGAAGCGCCGGCGATGCGCTGCGACTGCACTTCGAGATTGATCTGGTCCTCGAAGGAATTTTCCGGGCTGTCCCAATAGAGCTTGCGGATCAGCGACAGCGCCACCGTCGGCCCGTTGGCGAGATCGTGGGCAAGCTTCATCGCTTCGTCCATCAGCGCCGCATCCTCATAGACGCGATTGACGAGCCCCCATTCCAGCGCCTTCTCGGCAGGAAGTTTTTCGCCGAGCAGCGAGAGCTCGACCGAGCGTGCCTTGCCGATCAGGCGCGGCAGAATCCAGGTGGAGCCGCAATCCGGTACGAGACCGATGCGGCGGAAGGCCTGCAGGAAGTAGGATGACTTCGCACAAAGAATAAGGTCACCCATCAGCGCGAAGCTCATGCCGGCGCCGGCAGCGGGGCCGTTCACGGCAGTGACGATCGGGCAATGCAGGTTCTGCAAACGGCGGAGGAACGGATGGAAGGCCGTCTCCAGCGTTGCGCCGGCATTGCTGCGCTTGCCGGTGATCTGATTGTTGCGGCCCTGCAGATTGGCGCCGGTGCAGAACGCGCGGCCCGCGCCGGTGATAACGAGACAGCGCACATCGTCGCGGCGATCCGCGATCTCGTCGAGCGCTTCGGCGAGGCCGCCGAGCATATCGACCGACACCGCATTCATCACTTCCTGATGATCGAGCTTCAGGATGGCGACCTGGCCGTCGAAATCGAGCGTGACGTGTTTGAACTGCATGGTTTCCTCGCGATGGACCCGCGTCTTATTCCGCGGTGTGGGACTCATGTTTGTGCATGATCTGATCCGAAAACCGGCATCCCCTTTTCGGGATCATGCACCTGGATTTCGACCAGCATATTTGATTTTTCGCACGCGCTTGTCCATGCTTCCGATGGAACAGCTGATCATCAAGGGACGCAGGCTTAACCTGCGCCAGGACGAGGAAACACCGATGAGCAATATTTTCGATCTCACCGGCCGCGTGGCCGTGGTTACCGGCGGCAATGGCGGCATCGGCCTCGGCATCGCGCAGGCACTGGCTGCCGCCGGCTGCAATGTTTCGATCTGGAGCCGCAATGCAGAGAAGAACAAGGCCGCGGCGGCGAGCATGGCAAGCCTGAACGGCAAGGTGGACACGCAGATCTGCGACGTCACCGATACCGCTTCGGTGAAAGCCGCGATGGCCGCGACGCTGAAGACCTTCGGCCGCGTCGATGGCTGTTTCGCCAATGCCGGCATCGGCGGCGGCGGCCGGCACAATTTCATCGATCGCACCGAGGAACAGTGGCGGACGATGTTCGCGACCAATCTGGATGGCGTCTTCCATGCTTTCCAGGTGGCAGCGCGGCACATGACCGAGCGCGCCGAAGGCGGCGACAGGTTCGGCCGGCTGGTGGCAACCTCCAGCCTCGCCTCGATCTTCGGCACCGCGCGCAACGAGCACTATGCGGCGACGAAAGCGGCCATCAATGCGCTGGTGCGCGCGCTGGCGGTGGAACTGGCGCGGCATGGCGTGACGGCCAATGCGATCCTGCCGGGCTGGATCAAGAGCGACATGACGGCGGGCATCATGGGCAACGACAAGTTCGTCGCCAATGTGATGCCGCGCATCCCGGTGCGGCGCTTCGGCGAGCCTGAGGACTTCGGCGGCATCGCGGTTTATCTGATGAGCAAGGCGTCGTCCTATCACACCGCGGATACGTTCGTGATCGATGGTGGATATACGGCGTTTTAGCAACCGTCATTGCGAGCCTTGACGAATTGGCCGCGCCAATTCGTTTGGGCGAAGCAATACAGTTTCTTCTTGGTTGGCTTGCTGGATTGCTTCGCGCTTCGCTCCTCGCAATGACGATCGTCAGGCCGTCGCCGCTTCCCGTCGATCCGCCGCCATCCCCATCTCAAAGCCCTCATATCCTTTCGCCGCGACCTCGTCGCAAATCTTGCGATACACGCCGACGCCGCCGATATAGGGCATGAAGATGCGGGGCTTGCCGGGAATGTTGGCGCCCATGTACCAGGAATTGGCCTGCGGGTAGAGCGTCGCCGCCGCCACTTCGTTGACGTGATCGACCCATTTATCCTCGGCTGCGCGCGTGGCCTCGATGGTTTCGGCGCCGCGCTTGCGCATGGCGCTGAGGCAATCGGTGATCCAGTCCACGTGCTGCTCGATGGAAACCAGCATGTTGGACAGCACCGATGGCGAGCCGGGGCCGGTGATGATGAACAGGTTCGGAAAGCCCGCGCTCATCAGGCCGAGATAAGTGCGCGGACCTTCCGCCCATTTGTCGTTCAGCGTCCGGCCATGGCGGCCGCGGATCTCGATCTTGGCGACGGAGCCCGTCATCGCATCGAAGCCGGTGGCGAGCACGAGGGCATCGACCTCATAATCGCTGCCGCCGGTACGCACCGCATGGGGCAGGATTTCCTCGATCGGATTCGTCTTGATATCGACCAGCTTCACATTCGGCCGGTTGAACGTCTTGTAGTAGTCGGTATCGACACAGATGCGCTTGGTGCCGACGGGATGGCTGTTGGGCTGCAGCAACCTTGCCGTTTCCGGATCTTTCACGATATCCGCGATTTTGTTGCGGATGAAGTTCGCAGCCGTGTCGTTGGCCGCGAGATCGAGACCGAGATTGTTGTAGACGCCCATGAAAGTGAGGCCACCGGAAGTCCAGCGCGCTTCGTATTTCTCCTGGCGCGTCTCCTCGGGATCGTCCAGCGCGCCGCGATCCGGCACCGGCTGATAGATGCCGTTCTTCATCTCCTCGCGCGCGATGCGGCGGATCTCCGCATAGTTGTCACGAAACGTCTTGCGCTCCGCATCGGTGAGCTTTGCGTTGCGCGCGGGCACGCTGAAATTCGCGGTACGCTGAAACACATAAAGCTGGCTGGCCTGCTCGGCGATGATCGGGATCGACTGGATCGCCGACGAGCCTGTGCCGATCACACCGACGCGCAGTCCGGTGAAATCCACATTGTCATGCGGCCAACTGCCGGTGTGATAGACCTTGCCCTTGAAATCCTTCAGCCCCTTGAAATCCGGCGAGCGCGCGTTGGAGAGGCAGCCGGTGGCGAGCACGACATATTGCGCGCTCGTGCTGACGCCGCCCGACGTTGTCACCGTCCAGCGGTTTCCGATTTCATCGAATACAGCGGATTCGACCCGGGTATTGAATGCGATATCGCGGCGCAGATCGTAGCGGTCGGCGACATGGCTGGCATAACGCAGGATTTCCGGCTGCGGTGCGTAACGTTCGCTCCAGTCCCAGGTCTGCTGCAACTCGTTATCGAAGGAGAACGAATACTGCATGCTCTCGACATCGCAGCGGGCGCCGGGATAGCGGTTCCAGTACCAGGTGCCGCCGACATCGCCGCCTTGCTCGAAGACTTTTACCGACAGGCCGAGGCCCCGGAGCTTGTGCAGGAGATAGAGGCCGGAGAAACCGGCGCCGACGATCACGACGTCGGTCTGCACCGTGCTGGCTCTTCGGGTTTGGACGGATTGCGGCTGCGCTGCGGCCATCATTTCACTCCCGGATTTTTTTGCCTTGTTGGGCACAGCATTTCCCGTAGAGCGCGAAAGCGCAAGCACGAAATCGGGAAGGCCGGCGCGCGGAATTTTGCGGGGCGGAATGAACTCTCTAACCTCTCCCCGCATCTTGCGCGGGGAGAGGTCGCCGCGTCTTCGCGGCGGGTGAGGGGCATGGCACTGACATCGCCGAAAAATGAGAACTAACGGATCGCCTCGACGACAATGTGATCCGTTAGATTTCTGATGTTGGCAGGCATCGTGCCCCGCCCCTCATCCACCTCCGCTGCGCGGAGGCACCTTCTCCCCGCGCAGAGCGGGGAGAAGGAAGAACGCTTGCGTCTCCCTCACCTTCCGCTAGCCTCCCAACCAATGCCGCCACATGAAGCGGCCAATCGGGAGACGCGCATGAAATCTCCGATCTGCGACATGCTGGGAATCGATTTTCCCCTGCTCGCTTTCAGCCATTGCCGCGATGTTGTCGCTGCCGTCAGCCGCGCCGGCGGCTTCGGCGTACTTGGCGCGACAGCGCATTCGCCGGAAACGCTGGAGCAGGAATTGAAATGGATCGACGATCATGTCGACGGCAAGCCCTACGGCATCGATGTGCTGATCCCGGAAAATATTTCCACAGCCGGTGAGAAACACGTCACCTGGAAATCGCTGGAGAGCCGCATCACGCCGGAGCATCGCGATTTCACCAAGAGTCTGCTGAATAAATATGGCGTCGATCTCCGGGTCACTGAAGTCTCCGCAGATCAACCGCAGCCTTTCGATGGCGAGACGGCGCTGCGGCTGCTCGATATATCCTTCCGGCACCCGATCCGCCTGATCGCCAATGCGCTCGGCGTACCGCCGAAGGCGATGATCGAGATGGGCAAGGCGCACGGCGTGCCGGTGGCTGCGCTGGTGGGCGCCAAGGAACATGCGATCCGGCAGGTGGCAGCTGGCGTCGATATCCTCGTGGCGCAGGGCACCGAAGCCGGCGGCCATTGCGGTGAGGTCTCGACCATGGTGCTGGTGCCGGAGGTGATCAAGGCCATCAAGCCGATCCGCGACGTACCGGTGCTCGCCGCCGGTGGCATCATGACGGGTAAGCAGATGGCAGCCTGCATGGCGATGGGCGCGGCCGGTGTATGGACCGGCTCGGTGTGGCTGGCGACGACGGAGTCGGAAACATCCGAGATTTTCCGTGAAAAGATGATCGCTGCATCGTCGCGCGATGCGATCCGCTCGAAGGGCCGCACCGGCAAGCCGGCGCGGCAGCTGCGCTCGGTATGGACCGATGCATGGGACCGCGGGCCGGACAGCCCTGGCGCGCTGCCGATGCCGCTGCAGAGCCTGATCAGTCGCGATGCCTTTGCGTCGATCGATCGTTCCGCTGCCGCCGGCAATGCGCAGGCGCGGGATCTGGTCAGCTATTTCGTCGGGCAAGGCGTCGGGCTGATTGACAGCGTGAAGTCCGCGGGGGCAGTTGTGCAGGAATTCAAGGAGGACTTTGCCGAAGCGGCGGAGTGTCTGAACATGCTGGTGAGCGAATAGCTCCGCCCTCATGGTGAGGAGCGCGCACCTCGCGCGCGTCTCGAACCATGATTGGCTTGGTACCGCGTTCGCGGCTCCTCAGAATGAGGGACCGAGTTGGAATGAGAGAGAACAAGAAAATGACAAGGCAACCTGAAGATCGCATCCCCGTCATCGTTGGTGTCGGTGAATTCTCCGACCATCCGAAGGAACTCACGCAAGGGCTTGAGCCGCTTGCACTGATGGAGGAAGCGCTGAGGCGTGCCGAGCAAGACTCCGGCGGCAAGCTGCTCAAGGATATCGACTCGCTCGACATCGTGAATTTCCTGAGCTGGCGTTACACCGCGCCGGAAAAACAGCTCAGCAAGAAGCTCGGGATCGCACCGAAGCATGCTTACTACGGCCCCGTGGGCGGTGAGAGCCCGATCCGCTACATCCACGAAGCAGCGCAGCGCATCGCGCGCGGCGAAGCGCAGGTCGCGGCGATCACCGGCGCGGAATCGCAAGGCACCGCGACGAAGGCGGAGCGAGCCAAGGTCGAGCTGCCATGGACCCCGTTCGCCCACGATGCCCCGGAGCCGCTGCGCGGCGCCGCCTATCAGAAGCCAATGGCGGTGCAGCTCGGCGTCAACAAGCCGGTCACGGTCTATCCGTTCTATGAAGCTGCTTCCGCCGCGCATTGGGGACAGACGCCGCGCGAGGCGCATCGCGAATCCGGCGAATTATGGTCGCGCTATGCAAGCGTGGCGGCGACCAATCCGGAAGCATGGAACAAGAAGGCCTTCACGCCGGACGAGATCACCACACCGACGGCGGACAACCGGCTGATCGCCTGGCCCTATACGAAACTGATGGTCGCCAATCCGATGGTGAACCAATCGGCAGCGATCCTTGTCACCAGCCTTGCCAAGGCGCGCGCCGCGGGCGTGCCGGAGGATCGCATGGTGCATATCGTCGGCGGTGCCTCGGCGGAGGAACCGCGCGACTATCTCGACCGCGACCAGTATGTGGAGAGCCACGCGCAGAATGCCGTGCTGAAATCCGTGATGGCGCTGGTGGGCGGCTCAGGCACGGCATTCGACGCGATCGAGCTCTATAGCTGTTTCCCCTGCGTGCCGAAGATGGCACGGCGCACACTTGGGCTCGGCGCCGACGTGATGCCGACGGTGACTGGCGGACTGACATTTTTCGGCGCACCGCTGAACGACTACATGGCCCATGCGGCTTGCGCCATGGTGCGCAAGATTCGCGCGGGCACGAGGACAGGACTGCTCTATGCGCAGGGCGGCTTCGTGACCAAGCATCATGCGCTGGTGGTGTCGAAGGATGCGCCGGCCGAACCGATCGCGCAGAACATCAGCGTGCAGGCGGAAGCCGATCGCCAGCGGGGGCCGGTGCCGACCTATGTCACCGAGGCCTCGGGTGATGGCACGGTGGAGAGCTTCACGGTGATCTATGGCCGCGGCGGCGAGATCGAGCACGGCGTGGTGATCCTGCGCACGGCTGCGAATGAGCGGGCGCTGGCGCGGGTGCCGGCGGGGGATGGCGCGACACTCAAGATGCTGATGGATCAGGACCGGACGCCAGTGGGCGCGAAAGGGAGAATCAGCACCGCAGGTGACGGGGTGCTGGAGTGGAAGGCGGCGGGATGAGGCTTGTGGCTCCCCCACCCCGGCCCTCTCCCGCTTGCGGGGAGGGTCGGGGTGGGGGCCGCCACACACGCAGACAGCGCAGCGATACGCCTACCCCTTCACTTCCTTCTTGTCCGTCTCCGCCGTCGGCTTGCCGCCCTTCGCGGCGGGGCCGCCAGTGACGCGAACCTTGTCGCCTTCGCTCAGACCATCCGGCGGGGCCGTAACGATCCGGTCATCCGACGCAAGACCGCTGCCGATTTCGATCTCGCGGCCCAGATCGCGGGCGATCGTCACCGTCTTGAAGGCGATCTTGTCGTCCGGCGTGACGGTGGCAACGCGCAGCCCCTGCGCGCCAAAGATCAGCGCACTGGCTGGAATGTGCAGCGGTGCCGCGTTGCCGGTGAGCTCGAGCTTCACATTCGCGAAACCGCCAGGCATCAGCTTGCCTTCGGAATTGTCGAGACGGAGTTGCATGCGCGTGGTGCCCGAACCGACGTCGACGGCGCGCGAAGCGGCCTCCACCGTGGCCTGGAACGTCTCGTTCGGGTGATCCGGCACGGTGATGGTGGCCCTGGTGCCAATCTGGACCGAAGGCGCAAAGTTCTGCGGCACGTCCACATAGACGCGTAGCTTGCTGACGTCGGAGATCACGAACATCGCGGCACCGGTGCCGGTGCCGCCGGAGATCAGCGCGCCGACATCGGTGTTGCGCTGGGTGACGATGCCGTCGAACGGCGCCGTGATCTTCTTGTAGTCGGCGAGCGCTTCAAGGCGCTGCACATTGGCCTCGCCGGATTTCACCGCCGCCAGCCGGTTGTTGAGATCGGCGGTGCGCTCGTCGATCTCCTGAGCGGAAACGAAGTTGGACGCCACCAGCGTCTTGCGGCGGTTCAGCGTGGCTTCGGAGAGTCTGGCGCTCGACTGCTGGCTGACGAGATCGGCGCGGGCCTGCAACAGCTGCTGGTCGAGATCGGGCGCATCGATTTCAGCGATCACCTGCCCCGCCTTGACCTGGGCGCCCATATCCGCATGCCAGCTCTTCAGATAGCCGGAGACGCGGGCGAAGATCGGCGCGCGGTAATAGGCCTCCAGGCGGCCCGGAAGGTCCAGGGTCGGCTTCAGCGGCCGGCTGCCGGGCAAGGCGACGGCAACCGAGGGGACCGCCTGTTCTGCCGTCCAGGTCCTGAGTTCCGTATCCGTCTTGGCACGCGCCATGATCCCGGTGACGACGACGCTGCCGGCGACCACGACGCCGACGACGCCGGCAATGCCGAGCTTGCGGCGGGAAACCTGCTGGGGCTGCCCAGCGGGCGTCTTCTCAGTGGACATGGGAAGGCTCCGAAGCGGCCGGATGGGCCGAAGTCTGGTGGTCCGATTGCTGCTTCTTGTGCACGAGGCTGAACACGACCGGCACGAACATCAATGTGGCCACGGTTGCAAAAATCAAGCCGCCAATAACCGCGCGACCAAGCGGCGCATTCTGCTCGCCGCCTTCGCCGAGGCCGAAGGCCATCGGCGCCATGCCGATGATCATGGCCAGCGCCGTCATTAGCACCGGACGGAACCGGGTGAAACCGGCTTCCAGCGCCGCTTGGACGGGATCGCCATGCATGCCATAGCGCTCGCGGGCAAAGGAGATCACGAGCACGGAGTTCGCGGTGGCGACGCCCATACACATGATGGCGCCGGTCAGCGCGGGAACCGAGAGCGTGGTCTGGGTGGTGAACAGCATCCAGACGATACCGGCCAGCGCGGCCGGCAGCGCCGTGATGATCACGAACGGATCGGACCATGACTGGAAGTTCACGACGATCAGCAGATAGATCAGCACCACCGCACCGAGCAGGCCGAACAGCAGGCCGGCGAAGGACGAGTTCATGGTCTCGACCTGACCGAGCAACGCGACGGTCGAACCGCGCGGCAGTTCGGCCTTGGTTTCCTCGATCGCCTTGTAGATGTCATTCGAGACCGAGCCGAGATCGCGGCCCTGGGTGGTGGCATAGATCTGCACCATGGTCTGGATGTCATATTGCGACACTACGGCGTTGGTGGCGGTGCGTTTGATATCGGCGATGCCGCCGAGGATCGGCGAACCCTGGGCACTGGCCGATGTAATCGGCAGCGTCTGCAGCGCGTTCAGCGAATCCATCTTGTACTGCGGCGTCTGCATCACGATGGAATAAGAGATGCCATTGTCGGGATTGAGGTAGTAGGTCGGCGCCACCTGCGAGGAGCCGGCAAGATTCACGACGAGACTGTTGGTGACGTCGCGTTCGGTGAGCCCGACATACTGCGCACGGGTGCGATCGACATCGATATTGAAGCCGGGATTGTTGGGCGACTGCTGGATACGCGCATCGGCAATGCCCGGAATCTGTTTCACCTTTGCGAGCAGCTTGTTGGCATAGACGAAGTTCTCCGCCGTGCGGTTGCCGCGGATTTGCAGATCGATCGGCGCCGGCGCACCGAAATTCAGGATCTGGCTGACGATGTCGGCCGGCAGGAAGGCGAAGCTGACGCCGGGGAATTCGCGCGGCAGCCTTTCACGCAACTGCTTGACGTATTCCTCGGTCGGCCTGTGGCCGTCGCGCAGCTTGATCTGGATGTCGCCATCCGCACTGCCGAGCACGCCGGTGTTGTTATAGGTGAGATTGATGCCCGAGACCGGCAAGCCGATATTATCGGTCATTGTTTCGATCTCATGCGGCGGGATGATGCCCCGCACCGCCTTCTGAATGTCGGCGAACTGATTGGCGGTTTCCTCGACGCGGGTGCCGACCTGCACGCGCACATGCATCAGGATGCTGCCGGCATCCACCTGCGGGAAGAAGTTGCGGCCCAGGAACGGCACCAGCAGAAAGGATGCGCCGACAAACAGCAGGAATCCGGTCACGAAAACGGGACGATGCGCCAAGGCGAGGTCAAGCAGCCCGCGATAGCCAGCGCGGAACTTCTCGAACCGGCCCTCGAAGCCGCGCTGGAATTTGACCAGCGGATTGCGCGTCGGAGGTTTTCCGTCTTCGTGGTGCACATGCGGTTTGAGCAGATATTTCGCCATGGTCGGCACCAGCGTGCGCGACAGGATGAACGACCACACCATGGCGAACATTACCGCCAGCGCCATCGGCACGAACAGGAACTTGGCGATGCCGTTCAGGAAGAACATCGGCACGAAGACGATGCAGATACAGAGCAGCGAGACGAAAGCCGGCGTCACGATTTGCGCCGCGCCGTCCATGATGGAGGTTTCTACGTCCTTGCCCTGTTCGAGATGATAATTGATGTTCTCGATGGTCACGGTGGCGTCGTCGACCAGGATACCCACCGCGAGCGCGAGGCCACCCAATGTCATGATGTTCAGCGTCTCGCCCATCGCCGACAGCATGATGATCGCGCCGAGCACCGCGAGCGGGATCGACACCGCAATGATCACGGTAGAGCGCCAGCTGCCGAGAAACAGCAGGATCATGATCGAGGTCAACGCCGCGGCGATGACGCCTTCATGGGCCACACCGGAAATGGCCCCGGCGACGAACATCGACTGGTCGCCGATATAATTGATCCTCAGCGCATCCGGCAGCGCTCCGCGCACCTCCTCCACCTTCTTCTTCAGGCCGGAGATGATATCGAGCGTGGACACCGAGCCTGCTTTCAGCACCTGCATCAGCACCGAGCGATTGCCGTCGACATGGACGATGTTGGTCTGCGGTGAGTTGCCGTCGCGCACGGTGGCGACGTCACCGACATAGACCATGGCACCGTTGACCTGCCGGATCGGCAGCAAGGCCAGCTCCTCGATCTTCAACGGCGCATTGTTGAGATTGATGGTGTATTCGAACTGGCCGATCTTCTGTGTGCCGACTGGCGTGATCAGGTTCTGTGCGGCCAGCGCATTGGCGACATCCTGCCCCGACAGACCGCGCGCCTGCAGGGCGCCGGGGTTGAGATCGATGGTCACCTGCCGCTGCTTGCCACCGAACGGAAACGGAATCGCTGCGCCGGGCACGGTGACGAGCGATGTGCGAAGCTGGTTAAAGCCGAGGTCCTGCAGTTGCTGCTCATTGAGGCCGTCACCGGACAGCGCCACATTGATGATCGGCACCGTGGAGGCCGAATAGTTCATGATCAGCGGCGGCGTCGCGCCGGGCGGCAGCTGTCGCAGCAGCGTCTGCGAGATCGCGGTGACCTGCGCATTGGCCGTGCGGATATCGACATTCGGCTGGAAGAAGATTTTGACGATGCCGAAGCCGTTATAGGAATTGGCGACGATGTGCTCGATGTCGTTCACCGTCGTCGTCAGCGCACGCTGGAACGGCGTGGTGATGCGACCGGCCATCTGGTCCGGCGGCAGGCCGGTATAGCTCCAGACCACACCGA
Coding sequences within:
- a CDS encoding enoyl-CoA hydratase/isomerase — protein: MQFKHVTLDFDGQVAILKLDHQEVMNAVSVDMLGGLAEALDEIADRRDDVRCLVITGAGRAFCTGANLQGRNNQITGKRSNAGATLETAFHPFLRRLQNLHCPIVTAVNGPAAGAGMSFALMGDLILCAKSSYFLQAFRRIGLVPDCGSTWILPRLIGKARSVELSLLGEKLPAEKALEWGLVNRVYEDAALMDEAMKLAHDLANGPTVALSLIRKLYWDSPENSFEDQINLEVQSQRIAGASPDFREGVSAFLEKRPAKFTGK
- a CDS encoding SDR family NAD(P)-dependent oxidoreductase, whose amino-acid sequence is MSNIFDLTGRVAVVTGGNGGIGLGIAQALAAAGCNVSIWSRNAEKNKAAAASMASLNGKVDTQICDVTDTASVKAAMAATLKTFGRVDGCFANAGIGGGGRHNFIDRTEEQWRTMFATNLDGVFHAFQVAARHMTERAEGGDRFGRLVATSSLASIFGTARNEHYAATKAAINALVRALAVELARHGVTANAILPGWIKSDMTAGIMGNDKFVANVMPRIPVRRFGEPEDFGGIAVYLMSKASSYHTADTFVIDGGYTAF
- a CDS encoding flavin-containing monooxygenase gives rise to the protein MAAAQPQSVQTRRASTVQTDVVIVGAGFSGLYLLHKLRGLGLSVKVFEQGGDVGGTWYWNRYPGARCDVESMQYSFSFDNELQQTWDWSERYAPQPEILRYASHVADRYDLRRDIAFNTRVESAVFDEIGNRWTVTTSGGVSTSAQYVVLATGCLSNARSPDFKGLKDFKGKVYHTGSWPHDNVDFTGLRVGVIGTGSSAIQSIPIIAEQASQLYVFQRTANFSVPARNAKLTDAERKTFRDNYAEIRRIAREEMKNGIYQPVPDRGALDDPEETRQEKYEARWTSGGLTFMGVYNNLGLDLAANDTAANFIRNKIADIVKDPETARLLQPNSHPVGTKRICVDTDYYKTFNRPNVKLVDIKTNPIEEILPHAVRTGGSDYEVDALVLATGFDAMTGSVAKIEIRGRHGRTLNDKWAEGPRTYLGLMSAGFPNLFIITGPGSPSVLSNMLVSIEQHVDWITDCLSAMRKRGAETIEATRAAEDKWVDHVNEVAAATLYPQANSWYMGANIPGKPRIFMPYIGGVGVYRKICDEVAAKGYEGFEMGMAADRREAATA
- a CDS encoding nitronate monooxygenase, with the translated sequence MKSPICDMLGIDFPLLAFSHCRDVVAAVSRAGGFGVLGATAHSPETLEQELKWIDDHVDGKPYGIDVLIPENISTAGEKHVTWKSLESRITPEHRDFTKSLLNKYGVDLRVTEVSADQPQPFDGETALRLLDISFRHPIRLIANALGVPPKAMIEMGKAHGVPVAALVGAKEHAIRQVAAGVDILVAQGTEAGGHCGEVSTMVLVPEVIKAIKPIRDVPVLAAGGIMTGKQMAACMAMGAAGVWTGSVWLATTESETSEIFREKMIAASSRDAIRSKGRTGKPARQLRSVWTDAWDRGPDSPGALPMPLQSLISRDAFASIDRSAAAGNAQARDLVSYFVGQGVGLIDSVKSAGAVVQEFKEDFAEAAECLNMLVSE
- a CDS encoding acetyl-CoA acetyltransferase, with protein sequence MTRQPEDRIPVIVGVGEFSDHPKELTQGLEPLALMEEALRRAEQDSGGKLLKDIDSLDIVNFLSWRYTAPEKQLSKKLGIAPKHAYYGPVGGESPIRYIHEAAQRIARGEAQVAAITGAESQGTATKAERAKVELPWTPFAHDAPEPLRGAAYQKPMAVQLGVNKPVTVYPFYEAASAAHWGQTPREAHRESGELWSRYASVAATNPEAWNKKAFTPDEITTPTADNRLIAWPYTKLMVANPMVNQSAAILVTSLAKARAAGVPEDRMVHIVGGASAEEPRDYLDRDQYVESHAQNAVLKSVMALVGGSGTAFDAIELYSCFPCVPKMARRTLGLGADVMPTVTGGLTFFGAPLNDYMAHAACAMVRKIRAGTRTGLLYAQGGFVTKHHALVVSKDAPAEPIAQNISVQAEADRQRGPVPTYVTEASGDGTVESFTVIYGRGGEIEHGVVILRTAANERALARVPAGDGATLKMLMDQDRTPVGAKGRISTAGDGVLEWKAAG
- a CDS encoding efflux RND transporter periplasmic adaptor subunit, translated to MSTEKTPAGQPQQVSRRKLGIAGVVGVVVAGSVVVTGIMARAKTDTELRTWTAEQAVPSVAVALPGSRPLKPTLDLPGRLEAYYRAPIFARVSGYLKSWHADMGAQVKAGQVIAEIDAPDLDQQLLQARADLVSQQSSARLSEATLNRRKTLVASNFVSAQEIDERTADLNNRLAAVKSGEANVQRLEALADYKKITAPFDGIVTQRNTDVGALISGGTGTGAAMFVISDVSKLRVYVDVPQNFAPSVQIGTRATITVPDHPNETFQATVEAASRAVDVGSGTTRMQLRLDNSEGKLMPGGFANVKLELTGNAAPLHIPASALIFGAQGLRVATVTPDDKIAFKTVTIARDLGREIEIGSGLASDDRIVTAPPDGLSEGDKVRVTGGPAAKGGKPTAETDKKEVKG
- a CDS encoding efflux RND transporter permease subunit, with the translated sequence MISLVRIALTRPYTFVVLALLLLIVGPLAALRTPTDIFPEIRIPVIGVVWSYTGLPPDQMAGRITTPFQRALTTTVNDIEHIVANSYNGFGIVKIFFQPNVDIRTANAQVTAISQTLLRQLPPGATPPLIMNYSASTVPIINVALSGDGLNEQQLQDLGFNQLRTSLVTVPGAAIPFPFGGKQRQVTIDLNPGALQARGLSGQDVANALAAQNLITPVGTQKIGQFEYTINLNNAPLKIEELALLPIRQVNGAMVYVGDVATVRDGNSPQTNIVHVDGNRSVLMQVLKAGSVSTLDIISGLKKKVEEVRGALPDALRINYIGDQSMFVAGAISGVAHEGVIAAALTSIMILLFLGSWRSTVIIAVSIPLAVLGAIIMLSAMGETLNIMTLGGLALAVGILVDDATVTIENINYHLEQGKDVETSIMDGAAQIVTPAFVSLLCICIVFVPMFFLNGIAKFLFVPMALAVMFAMVWSFILSRTLVPTMAKYLLKPHVHHEDGKPPTRNPLVKFQRGFEGRFEKFRAGYRGLLDLALAHRPVFVTGFLLFVGASFLLVPFLGRNFFPQVDAGSILMHVRVQVGTRVEETANQFADIQKAVRGIIPPHEIETMTDNIGLPVSGINLTYNNTGVLGSADGDIQIKLRDGHRPTEEYVKQLRERLPREFPGVSFAFLPADIVSQILNFGAPAPIDLQIRGNRTAENFVYANKLLAKVKQIPGIADARIQQSPNNPGFNIDVDRTRAQYVGLTERDVTNSLVVNLAGSSQVAPTYYLNPDNGISYSIVMQTPQYKMDSLNALQTLPITSASAQGSPILGGIADIKRTATNAVVSQYDIQTMVQIYATTQGRDLGSVSNDIYKAIEETKAELPRGSTVALLGQVETMNSSFAGLLFGLLGAVVLIYLLIVVNFQSWSDPFVIITALPAALAGIVWMLFTTQTTLSVPALTGAIMCMGVATANSVLVISFARERYGMHGDPVQAALEAGFTRFRPVLMTALAMIIGMAPMAFGLGEGGEQNAPLGRAVIGGLIFATVATLMFVPVVFSLVHKKQQSDHQTSAHPAASEPSHVH